A single region of the Sciurus carolinensis chromosome 16, mSciCar1.2, whole genome shotgun sequence genome encodes:
- the Nfkbid gene encoding NF-kappa-B inhibitor delta isoform X3 has product MEDPLDTRLYAEPSLPQAESWRVSGPPSGPPPLLPSPGPSLETARAHMLALGPQQLLAQDEEGDTLLHLFAAWGLRWAAYAAAEVLQMYGHLDIREHKGKTPLLVAAAANQPLIVEDLLNLGAEPNATDHQGRSVLHVAATYGLPGVLSAMFKSGVQVDLEARDFEGLTPLHTAILALNVAMRPPNLCPRSLSTQARDRLNCVQMLLHMGADHTSQEIKSNKTVLHLAVQAANPTLVQLLLELPRGDLRAFVNMKAHGNTALHMAAALPPGPPQEAIVRHLLAAGADPTLRNLENEQPVHLLRPGPGPERLRQLLKRSRVAPPGLSS; this is encoded by the exons ATGGAG GACCCTCTGGACACTCGTCTCTATGCAGAACCTTCCCTGCCACAGGCGGAATCCTGGAGAGTTTCTGGGCCCCCCTCAGGACCCCCACCATTGCTTCCATCCCCTGGACCATCCTTGGAGACAGCCCGAGCTCATATGCTGGCTTTGGGGCCACAACAGCTGCTGGCTCAGGATGAAGAGGGAGACAC GCTCCTGCACCTGTTTGCAGCTTGGGGACTACGCTGGGCGGCATATGCTGCAGCAGAGGTGCTCCAGATGTATGGACATCTGGACATTCGTGAACATAAGGGCAAG ACCCCTCTCTTGGTGGCTGCTGCCGCCAACCAGCCGCTGATTGTGGAGGATCTGTTGAACCTGGGAGCCGAGCCTAATGCCACTGATCATCAGGGACGTTCTGTCTTGCATGTGGCCGCTACTTACGGGCTCCCAGGAGTCCTTTCG gCTATGTTTAAATCTGGTGTTCAGGTGGACCTGGAAGCCAGAGACTTCGAGG GCCTCACGCCCCTCCACACAGCCATCCTGGCCCTCAATGTAGCTATGCGCCCTCCCAACCTCTGTCCTCGGTCACTGAGTACCCAAGCCAGAGACCGGCTGAACTGTGTCCAGATGTTGCTGCATATGGGTGCGGATCATACCAGCCAG GAGATCAAGAGTAACAAGACAGTTCTGCACTTGGCTGTGCAGGCTGCCAACCCTACCCTGGTTCAGTTGCTGCTGGAGCTGCCCCGGGGAGACCTGCGGGCCTTTGTCAACATGAAG GCCCATGGGAACACAGCCCTCCACATGGCAGCTGCCCTTCCCCCTGGGCCACCCCAGGAGGCTATCGTGCGACACCTGTTGGCAGCCGGGGCGGACCCAACACTGAGGAACCTGGAGAACGAACAGCCTGTCCACCTGCTGCGGCCCGGCCCAGGCCCTGAGAGG CTCCGTCAGCTGTTGAAGAGGAGCCGTGTGGCACCCCCAGGCCTGTCCTCTTAG
- the Nfkbid gene encoding NF-kappa-B inhibitor delta isoform X2 has translation MTSFPPPPPVSRNERSHCPTQTVKKLLEEQRRRQQQPDAGGVPNQFSPPLAQPLIPSVNEPEADHTNFPAFQETVSSGIGSLAPATGFPDWDPNTHAAYTDSPYSYPASAAEGFLTPEFYQPSDPGRPCPFSSGMEDPLDTRLYAEPSLPQAESWRVSGPPSGPPPLLPSPGPSLETARAHMLALGPQQLLAQDEEGDTLLHLFAAWGLRWAAYAAAEVLQMYGHLDIREHKGKAMFKSGVQVDLEARDFEGLTPLHTAILALNVAMRPPNLCPRSLSTQARDRLNCVQMLLHMGADHTSQEIKSNKTVLHLAVQAANPTLVQLLLELPRGDLRAFVNMKAHGNTALHMAAALPPGPPQEAIVRHLLAAGADPTLRNLENEQPVHLLRPGPGPERLRQLLKRSRVAPPGLSS, from the exons AtgacttccttccctcctcccccaccagtGAGCCGGAATGAGCGCAGCCACTGCCCAACACAGACGGTGAAGAAGCTCCTGGAAGAACAGAGGCGCCGCCAGCAACAGCCTGACGCTGGTGGGGTACCG AATCAGTTCTCCCCTCCCCTGGCCCAGCCCCTGATCCCATCTGTGAATGAGCCTGAAGCTG ACCATACTAACTTCCCAGCATTCCAAGAGACTGTGAGTTCTGGAATTGGCAGCCTGGCACCCGCAACAGGCTTTCCAGACTGGGACCCCAACACACACGCTGCCTACACAGACAGCCCCTACTCTTACCCTGCTTCTGCTGCTGAAGGTTTCTTGACTCCTGAGTTCTACCAGCCCTCGGACCCAGGGCGGCCGTGCCCATTTTCCTCAGGGATGGAG GACCCTCTGGACACTCGTCTCTATGCAGAACCTTCCCTGCCACAGGCGGAATCCTGGAGAGTTTCTGGGCCCCCCTCAGGACCCCCACCATTGCTTCCATCCCCTGGACCATCCTTGGAGACAGCCCGAGCTCATATGCTGGCTTTGGGGCCACAACAGCTGCTGGCTCAGGATGAAGAGGGAGACAC GCTCCTGCACCTGTTTGCAGCTTGGGGACTACGCTGGGCGGCATATGCTGCAGCAGAGGTGCTCCAGATGTATGGACATCTGGACATTCGTGAACATAAGGGCAAG gCTATGTTTAAATCTGGTGTTCAGGTGGACCTGGAAGCCAGAGACTTCGAGG GCCTCACGCCCCTCCACACAGCCATCCTGGCCCTCAATGTAGCTATGCGCCCTCCCAACCTCTGTCCTCGGTCACTGAGTACCCAAGCCAGAGACCGGCTGAACTGTGTCCAGATGTTGCTGCATATGGGTGCGGATCATACCAGCCAG GAGATCAAGAGTAACAAGACAGTTCTGCACTTGGCTGTGCAGGCTGCCAACCCTACCCTGGTTCAGTTGCTGCTGGAGCTGCCCCGGGGAGACCTGCGGGCCTTTGTCAACATGAAG GCCCATGGGAACACAGCCCTCCACATGGCAGCTGCCCTTCCCCCTGGGCCACCCCAGGAGGCTATCGTGCGACACCTGTTGGCAGCCGGGGCGGACCCAACACTGAGGAACCTGGAGAACGAACAGCCTGTCCACCTGCTGCGGCCCGGCCCAGGCCCTGAGAGG CTCCGTCAGCTGTTGAAGAGGAGCCGTGTGGCACCCCCAGGCCTGTCCTCTTAG
- the Nfkbid gene encoding NF-kappa-B inhibitor delta isoform X1 yields MTSFPPPPPVSRNERSHCPTQTVKKLLEEQRRRQQQPDAGGVPNQFSPPLAQPLIPSVNEPEADHTNFPAFQETVSSGIGSLAPATGFPDWDPNTHAAYTDSPYSYPASAAEGFLTPEFYQPSDPGRPCPFSSGMEDPLDTRLYAEPSLPQAESWRVSGPPSGPPPLLPSPGPSLETARAHMLALGPQQLLAQDEEGDTLLHLFAAWGLRWAAYAAAEVLQMYGHLDIREHKGKTPLLVAAAANQPLIVEDLLNLGAEPNATDHQGRSVLHVAATYGLPGVLSAMFKSGVQVDLEARDFEGLTPLHTAILALNVAMRPPNLCPRSLSTQARDRLNCVQMLLHMGADHTSQEIKSNKTVLHLAVQAANPTLVQLLLELPRGDLRAFVNMKAHGNTALHMAAALPPGPPQEAIVRHLLAAGADPTLRNLENEQPVHLLRPGPGPERLRQLLKRSRVAPPGLSS; encoded by the exons AtgacttccttccctcctcccccaccagtGAGCCGGAATGAGCGCAGCCACTGCCCAACACAGACGGTGAAGAAGCTCCTGGAAGAACAGAGGCGCCGCCAGCAACAGCCTGACGCTGGTGGGGTACCG AATCAGTTCTCCCCTCCCCTGGCCCAGCCCCTGATCCCATCTGTGAATGAGCCTGAAGCTG ACCATACTAACTTCCCAGCATTCCAAGAGACTGTGAGTTCTGGAATTGGCAGCCTGGCACCCGCAACAGGCTTTCCAGACTGGGACCCCAACACACACGCTGCCTACACAGACAGCCCCTACTCTTACCCTGCTTCTGCTGCTGAAGGTTTCTTGACTCCTGAGTTCTACCAGCCCTCGGACCCAGGGCGGCCGTGCCCATTTTCCTCAGGGATGGAG GACCCTCTGGACACTCGTCTCTATGCAGAACCTTCCCTGCCACAGGCGGAATCCTGGAGAGTTTCTGGGCCCCCCTCAGGACCCCCACCATTGCTTCCATCCCCTGGACCATCCTTGGAGACAGCCCGAGCTCATATGCTGGCTTTGGGGCCACAACAGCTGCTGGCTCAGGATGAAGAGGGAGACAC GCTCCTGCACCTGTTTGCAGCTTGGGGACTACGCTGGGCGGCATATGCTGCAGCAGAGGTGCTCCAGATGTATGGACATCTGGACATTCGTGAACATAAGGGCAAG ACCCCTCTCTTGGTGGCTGCTGCCGCCAACCAGCCGCTGATTGTGGAGGATCTGTTGAACCTGGGAGCCGAGCCTAATGCCACTGATCATCAGGGACGTTCTGTCTTGCATGTGGCCGCTACTTACGGGCTCCCAGGAGTCCTTTCG gCTATGTTTAAATCTGGTGTTCAGGTGGACCTGGAAGCCAGAGACTTCGAGG GCCTCACGCCCCTCCACACAGCCATCCTGGCCCTCAATGTAGCTATGCGCCCTCCCAACCTCTGTCCTCGGTCACTGAGTACCCAAGCCAGAGACCGGCTGAACTGTGTCCAGATGTTGCTGCATATGGGTGCGGATCATACCAGCCAG GAGATCAAGAGTAACAAGACAGTTCTGCACTTGGCTGTGCAGGCTGCCAACCCTACCCTGGTTCAGTTGCTGCTGGAGCTGCCCCGGGGAGACCTGCGGGCCTTTGTCAACATGAAG GCCCATGGGAACACAGCCCTCCACATGGCAGCTGCCCTTCCCCCTGGGCCACCCCAGGAGGCTATCGTGCGACACCTGTTGGCAGCCGGGGCGGACCCAACACTGAGGAACCTGGAGAACGAACAGCCTGTCCACCTGCTGCGGCCCGGCCCAGGCCCTGAGAGG CTCCGTCAGCTGTTGAAGAGGAGCCGTGTGGCACCCCCAGGCCTGTCCTCTTAG
- the Hcst gene encoding hematopoietic cell signal transducer isoform X2, which translates to MGGADSRVSPEKVGPGLWLDGACNTGPQEKGDSRDLDLTSLVHIPWPDPFGHELTMTPPGHILLLFLLPAVAAQMSTGSCSGCGPLSPLLLAGLVAADAVMSLIIVGVVFALAHPRPGRRPNRENDKVYINMPGRR; encoded by the exons ATGGGCGGGGCTGACTCCCGAGTCTCCCCGGAAAAAGTGGGTCCAGGTCTTTGGCTTGACGGAGCCTGTAATACGGGACCCCAGGAGAAGGGTGACAGTAGGGACCTGGACTT GACTTCTCTGGTCCACATTCCTTGGCCAGACCCCTTCGGCCACGAGCTCACCATGACCCCTCCAGGCCACATACTGCTCCTGTTTTTGCTCCCAG CTGTGGCTGCCCAGATGTCCACAG GTTCCTGTTCCGGATGTGGGCCCCTCTCCCCGCTGCTCCTGGCGGGCCTGGTGGCTGCAGATGCAGTCATGTCACTTATAATTGTGGGGGTGGTGTTCGCCTTGGCCCACCCACGCCCAGGTCGCAGGCCCAACCGTG aaaaTGACAAAGTCTACATCAACATGCCTGGTCGGCGCTGA
- the Hcst gene encoding hematopoietic cell signal transducer isoform X1, with protein MGGADSRVSPEKVGPGLWLDGACNTGPQEKGDSRDLDLTSLVHIPWPDPFGHELTMTPPGHILLLFLLPAVAAQMSTGERSCPTFDPGTSGSCSGCGPLSPLLLAGLVAADAVMSLIIVGVVFALAHPRPGRRPNRENDKVYINMPGRR; from the exons ATGGGCGGGGCTGACTCCCGAGTCTCCCCGGAAAAAGTGGGTCCAGGTCTTTGGCTTGACGGAGCCTGTAATACGGGACCCCAGGAGAAGGGTGACAGTAGGGACCTGGACTT GACTTCTCTGGTCCACATTCCTTGGCCAGACCCCTTCGGCCACGAGCTCACCATGACCCCTCCAGGCCACATACTGCTCCTGTTTTTGCTCCCAG CTGTGGCTGCCCAGATGTCCACAGGTGAGAGATCATGCCCTACCTTTGACCCTGGAACTTCAG GTTCCTGTTCCGGATGTGGGCCCCTCTCCCCGCTGCTCCTGGCGGGCCTGGTGGCTGCAGATGCAGTCATGTCACTTATAATTGTGGGGGTGGTGTTCGCCTTGGCCCACCCACGCCCAGGTCGCAGGCCCAACCGTG aaaaTGACAAAGTCTACATCAACATGCCTGGTCGGCGCTGA
- the Tyrobp gene encoding TYRO protein tyrosine kinase-binding protein, with amino-acid sequence MGDLEPSWRLLLLLLLTVGGLSPVQAQNECNCSPVSTGVLVGIVLGDLVLTLLIALAVYSLGRLVPRGRGTTAVSQKQRITETESPYQELQGQRSDVYSDLNTQRQYYK; translated from the exons ATGGGAGACCTGGAACCCTCCTGGCGGCttctgctccttctcctcctgacTGTGGGTG GTCTCAGTCCTGTCCAGGCCCAGAATG AATGCAACTGCTCCCCAGTGAGCACCGGTGTGCTGGTGGGGATCGTGCTGGGGGACCTGGTGCTGACCCTGCTCATCGCCCTGGCTGTGTACTCTCTAGGTCGGCTTGTCCCTCGGGGACGAGGAACCACAGCGG TGAGCCAGAAACAGCGCATCACTGAGACGGAGTCACCTTATCAG GAGCTCCAGGGTCAGAGGTCAGATGTCTACAGCGACCTCAACACACAGAGGCAGTATTATAAATGA